The stretch of DNA TGTTATTGCAACATGGAACGCCACTCCCTCAAATGGAAGCGGAGCACGATGATTTTTATATTGAAGCGGTTGCGACTTTCCCGTAATATCGGGGGCGTGGGATTGCGACAAAATTGATCAATCATCAGTTGTGTACAAAACCAGAAGTGACGTGGGCATTGAATTGTGATGTGCATCATACAGTGGCGCATCAATTGTATCAGAGGTTAGGTTTTCGAGTGTGCCTGCAAAAAGAACGCTATGGCCATCGTTATCACTATATGACATACCGAAATGGAGAGAAAATACATGCTTGAATTAACGAATGTGAGTTATCAAATCGCGCAACGCCATATTTTGAAGCAAGTGAATATTCATGTTGAAAGTGGTGAAGCAATCGCAGTGGTTGGGCCTTCTGGAAGTGGTAAGAGTACTTTGTTAAAAGTGATTGCAGATTTGTTGAGCCCGACTGAAGGTGATTTGTGTTTTAAAGGTAAAAGTTACGACCAGTATAAACCAGAAATGTTAAGGCAACATATCAGTTATTTACCACAAAGTGTTACATTACTTAGTGGAACGATTCGAGATAATTTAGCTTTTCCGGCACAAGTGCGTCGTGAGCCTTTTGATAAAGCAAAAGCCAAATCATTAATGGCGAAGGTAGGATTGAAAAAGTATCGACTGTCGGATAAAGTGCAAAATATGTCCGGGGGCGAGAAACAGCGTATTACAATTGTACGCCAGCTCATGTTTACACCTGATTTGCTCATGCTCGATGAAGCGACGAGTGCATTGGATGATAAAAACAGTCGTCAAATTGAAAAGCTTGTATTTGATTTAGTAGAAAAAGGGATGTCTGTATTGTGGATTACACACAATACCGATCAAAGTCAGCGGCAGTTTCATCGTAAAATTGAAATACAGCATGGATCGATAGCAAAGGAGGAGCGATTGATGTGATGAGCACCACTTCTTTATTACTGACGTCTTTATTATTGTTCATTCCTATTATCGTCTCATTCAAAGAAAAGTTACATATTGCGAAAGATCTGATCATTGCCGCGATACGAGCGGTGATTCAATTGGTGATTATCGGATATTTACTAGAATTTGTATTTAAATTAGAACAAGTGTGGATTGTACTTACCTTGATTTTAGTGATCATGATCAATGCGGCTGCGAATACGAAAAAGCGTCAACCCGTCGTTGTGAAGCATGCCTTTTGGATTTCTTTGGCAGGTATTTTGACAGGCGCAACCTTGTCTTTAGGTGGTGTGTTATTAACAGGGGCGATTAATTTTACTCCAAATGAAATCATACCTGTAGCCGGTATGGTCGGGAGTAATGGGATGATTGCGATTAATTTAAGTTACCAAAATTTAAATCGCATTTTTACAAAAGAAACAGATATGATAGAGGCTAAACTCTCTTTAGGTGCGAGCCCTGCAATTGCGGCCAAAGATGCGATTCGGGAAAGTATTAAAGTGGCGATTGTCCCGACGATTGACTCAGTAAAAACATACGGTCTCGTATCGATACCCGGTATGATGACGGGGATGATTATCGCAGGTGTGCCACCGATGCAAGCGATTAAGTTTCAGTTAATGGTCGTCTTTATTCATACGACGGCAACGATTGTTTCAGCATTAGTGGCAACCTATTTAATGTATCGTCAATTTTTTAATCCGCGTCACCAACTCATTCAGGTCTCAGAAGATTAGAAAACAATCATGAAACAAGGGCGAAATGAAAGGGATGTTTTGTATCTGTTCAAATGAGGGTGGTAGAATGAGATAGAAATAGTATATAATTTAGTGTAATAGCGGATTAAAAGGCGTAAAAAAATCGAAGTCTTGAATATGAATCAAGACTTCGTTTCAACGGTTATTCGCTTAAAAACTAGACGCCGCCTAACAAGGCACTGATATAAATACCAAGTGCATATAACACGCCGAATAAGGTATTGGTTTTCCCAGCAGCGGCCATCGCAGGCATCATGGTTTGCGGTGTATCGTTTTTCTGGAAACGGCGATACACTTTAACGGGTAATGGGAAGCTGAGTAATGCGAGTAAGTAGAACAGCGACCCCCCATCTTTGAAAAATGCAGTATAAACGACAAAAAGGTAAGCAATTGCATAGAATACCGCTAAAAAGAGGAGTGATCCTCGTTTACCTAATAAAATAGGCAATGTACGTCTACCACTTTGACGGTCTTTAACACGGTCACGAATATTGTTCGACATGTTGATTAAACCAATTGTGATAACGATAGGAATACTTATCCAAAAGGCGTAACTTTGAAGTTGACCGGTTTGTATGTAAAAAGCGATGACGACAATAATCATTCCCATAAATACACCTGAGAAAAGTTCTCCTAAAGGTGTCCATGAGATTGGAAAAGGACCGCCAGTGTACAAATATCCTATGGCCATACATAAAAGACCGACTGGAATAAGCCAAAAAGAACTTTGGATTGCTAAGTAAAGTCCGAGTATTGCGGCAATCACATAAAAAATAATGGCCAGCTGGAATACGTGTTGGGGTGTCATGCCATTTCGGACAATTGCACCACCAATACCCACGGACTCGTGGTCGTCTAATCCTTTTTTATAGTCGTAGTACTCATTGAACATGTTCGTTGCTGCTTGAATAAGTAAACATGATAACAACATAGCGATGAATAATCCAAAATGAAGGTGGTCCTCACTGCCCAATAAAAAAAGTTTCGCCGTGGCTGTTCCCACTAAAACAGGAACCACTGACGCGGTTAACGTATGAGGACGCATGAGTTGCCAATATTTGTGAAACGTTGAATGTTTTTCAAATTGAGATGTCATGTAAGTCAACCTCTTTTTTATAATATTTATATTACATTGACATTATAAAAAAGTTCTTCTATGAAATCAATAATAATGTTATGGAAAAGACACTTGGGCATACATTCTTCTGTAAAAATGTTAGAATGTAATAATGGAAAAAACTTGATTATGATGAAAGAAGTGAGTATGGGATGAGTGTTGATGTCTGCGAACAGGCAATCATCGACGCGGTACAACAAACAAAGCAACAATGGGTCTCAGTTGAAATCAAGCTTGATCAACCGATAGATCCTATTACATTGTTTGATATGTCAAAAAAAGATGCAGGAGATCGTTTCTATTTCCGTTTAAATGATAACGAAACCTCGTTTTTCGGATACCGTGTTGCAACAAAAATAAAAAATGATTTCACAAATAAACGCTCAATTTTTAAAGAATGGGAGAAGTTTAAAAATAACATTGCGTTAATTCATCCTGATTCTGAACGCCATCATTTACGAATTTGCGGAGGTTTCCAATTTTCGAACAAACGCATGGGGGACGAATGGCGTCGTTTTGGTGTGAATCATTTTATTTTGCCTGAAGTTTTAATCTCGCAAGTCAATCAAGAGACGTTTTTGACATATACTGTTCAGAAAGAAACGTTTTCGATTGAGCAATTTAATAAATTAGTTGATAAATTAAATCATTTAACACGCGTGGAGGTCCAAAACGTTACACCTCCGCATATTAAGCGTATTGAAGATATTTATAAAGATGAGTGGGAGGCATTGGTTGCAGCCACAACAGAAAAATTGGCAGATGATGAAAAAATTGTCCTTTCGCGTCGGCGTATGATTCAATTTGATGTAGATATCGAGATTGGTGCAGTGTTACATCGTGCGCTCAAAAACGAAAAAAACAGTTATCTGTTTGTTTTAGAATCAGAAGAGGACATTTTTATTTCTCAAACACCAGAGCAATTATTTAGAGTGACAGCAGGCACGTTGTATACAAAAGCCGTTGCAGGAACGATTCCAAGAACGAATGATGAGGCGCAAGATCAAGCGCGCATTGAGGCATTGCTGAAAAACAAGAAAAATTTGATCGAACACGATATTGTGGTTGAGAGCATATTAGAAGATATTCGACCTTTTATTCAATATGCCAATTATAATCGTGAGCCTCAAGTACTTAAAAATGATCATTTGTATCATTTATACACAGAAATTGGTGGACCGTTAGCCCATTCTTCTTACATTGAATTGATAGACGACTTACATCCGACACCTGCTTTAGGAGGATATCCTAAGGCGCGTGCATTAGACTACATTGAAGCCCATGAATTCGGAGCGCGTGGATTGTATGGTGCACCAGTAGGGATGATT from Staphylococcus lutrae encodes:
- a CDS encoding ABC transporter permease, whose protein sequence is MSTTSLLLTSLLLFIPIIVSFKEKLHIAKDLIIAAIRAVIQLVIIGYLLEFVFKLEQVWIVLTLILVIMINAAANTKKRQPVVVKHAFWISLAGILTGATLSLGGVLLTGAINFTPNEIIPVAGMVGSNGMIAINLSYQNLNRIFTKETDMIEAKLSLGASPAIAAKDAIRESIKVAIVPTIDSVKTYGLVSIPGMMTGMIIAGVPPMQAIKFQLMVVFIHTTATIVSALVATYLMYRQFFNPRHQLIQVSED
- a CDS encoding 1,4-dihydroxy-2-naphthoate polyprenyltransferase, yielding MTSQFEKHSTFHKYWQLMRPHTLTASVVPVLVGTATAKLFLLGSEDHLHFGLFIAMLLSCLLIQAATNMFNEYYDYKKGLDDHESVGIGGAIVRNGMTPQHVFQLAIIFYVIAAILGLYLAIQSSFWLIPVGLLCMAIGYLYTGGPFPISWTPLGELFSGVFMGMIIVVIAFYIQTGQLQSYAFWISIPIVITIGLINMSNNIRDRVKDRQSGRRTLPILLGKRGSLLFLAVFYAIAYLFVVYTAFFKDGGSLFYLLALLSFPLPVKVYRRFQKNDTPQTMMPAMAAAGKTNTLFGVLYALGIYISALLGGV
- a CDS encoding isochorismate synthase — its product is MSVDVCEQAIIDAVQQTKQQWVSVEIKLDQPIDPITLFDMSKKDAGDRFYFRLNDNETSFFGYRVATKIKNDFTNKRSIFKEWEKFKNNIALIHPDSERHHLRICGGFQFSNKRMGDEWRRFGVNHFILPEVLISQVNQETFLTYTVQKETFSIEQFNKLVDKLNHLTRVEVQNVTPPHIKRIEDIYKDEWEALVAATTEKLADDEKIVLSRRRMIQFDVDIEIGAVLHRALKNEKNSYLFVLESEEDIFISQTPEQLFRVTAGTLYTKAVAGTIPRTNDEAQDQARIEALLKNKKNLIEHDIVVESILEDIRPFIQYANYNREPQVLKNDHLYHLYTEIGGPLAHSSYIELIDDLHPTPALGGYPKARALDYIEAHEFGARGLYGAPVGMIDMYDDCEFIVAIRSMLMNHQQALLFAGAGIVKDSNAAEEVAETALKFKPMMVALGVNEYD
- a CDS encoding ABC transporter ATP-binding protein, with the protein product MLELTNVSYQIAQRHILKQVNIHVESGEAIAVVGPSGSGKSTLLKVIADLLSPTEGDLCFKGKSYDQYKPEMLRQHISYLPQSVTLLSGTIRDNLAFPAQVRREPFDKAKAKSLMAKVGLKKYRLSDKVQNMSGGEKQRITIVRQLMFTPDLLMLDEATSALDDKNSRQIEKLVFDLVEKGMSVLWITHNTDQSQRQFHRKIEIQHGSIAKEERLM